The segment ACGCCCTGAGCCTTGAAGAACTCCTCGTCCATCTCGGGGAGCTTGCGCTCGCGAACTTCCAGGACCTCCACCGCGTAGACCGCCTTCTTGCCTTGCAGGGCTTCCACGGTGAAATCAGCCGGGAACTCGACCTCGATCTCCTTCTTGTCGCCGGTCTTCATGCCTTCCAAACCAGCGGACATGCCCGGGATCAAGCTGTGCTCGGAACCGATTTCCTCCCAGGTCTGCGGCATCTTAGCGTAGACCGGCTTTTCCGGAGCGATTTCAGAAATCGCGGTGCCATCGATGGTGCCTTCATGGGAAAACTTCACGTAGTCGCCCTTTTGAGAGGCGCGCTCGACAGGCGAGAATTCGGCCTTCTCCTTGCGGATGCTGTCGATGGTCTCGTCGATTTCCGCATCGGTCACTTCAGTAGACATCCCCTTGACCTCGATACCCTTGTAGTCGCTGATCTCGAATGCGGGGCGGATGTCCACCGTGAACTTGATGTCCGCGGGGCTGCCAGCCGCGATCTCCACGTCGGCCAGATCGACCACGTTGATGAGATCCAGCTTGGACTCCTTGGAACCGTCCTGATACGCCTTGGAGATGACGCGCTGGCGGAGCTCGTCGCCGATCTGCTTCGCGAAGCGCTTGCGAATCATGGTCACGGGCGCCTTGCCGGGACGGAAGCCTGGGATCTTCGCCTGACCGGCGAATTGCTTGAGCAGACTGGCTTCCTCAGCTTCGATTTCGCTTGCTTCAAAAGAAACCGCGAGGGTTTTACGGGTGTCGGTGACGTCTTGTATATCGATTTTCACTGCGTATTGCCTGTGATCTGAGTTTCGGTTTTCCGGGAAAATCGCGCACACTAGAAGACATATTTCTGCCCGGTCAACGCATTTAGAACGCTTAGCGACTAATTAAGCTACAGGGAAACCGCCCTCAGCGCGGCGAGCTTTCTCCAATTCTCGCTTGAGCGCCGCGTAAATCCTTGATCACTCTCAGCCTAGCAATGCCAAGCGCGCAGCCCAACTATCCCCTTCTCGCTATCGACACCTGCTCGAAGCTGACCTGGGTCGGTCTCAAGACCGATGCCAGCTCGCTTCTTGAACGCAGCGATGGGCGCGATCCCAGCAAAAGCCTTTTCCCGCTCGTCAGCGAAGCGCTCGATCAGGCGGGACTGCGGCTGGAAGAGCTCCGCAGCATCGTTTTCTGCGAAGGTCCCGGCTCCATGCTCGGCGCCCGGACCGCAGTCATGACGCTTCGCGCCTGGCAAGGCATCGGCATCCCAGCAGCGAACACGGTTTTCGCCTACCACAGCCTCGCCCTGGGCCAGGCTCTCTGCACTCGCAGCGCGTGGAGCGACAGCTCGGCCCTTGTCGTGAGCGACGCCCGACGCAACAGCTGGTACGGATTCCCCCATCCGAGCTCGCCCTCGTCGCAGATCGAACTTTTCGACAATGACGCGATCGAGGCTGAAACGCGCCGCCTCGTCTCCTTCCCGGAATTCGCCCGGTGGACCAAAACCAAAGCCACGTTGCACGAACTGCCCTATCGTCCCGGAGAACTCTTTTCGGGCGACGAGTATCGGGAGATCATCCGTCCAGTCGAGCAAGCCGCTCCGCTCGCCCTGAGGCCAAGCGACTTCAAAAAGTGGATACCCACGATCCATTCGGCTCAAAACGCATGAGCGGCATCGAGCAGTTCCCCCGTCGGTGCTGGGCGGAGATCGACCTCGCCGCCCTCGAACGCAACCTGAAGGCGATTCAGGCGACGCTTCCCCCGCACATCCGCTACATCGCCGTAGTGAAAGCCGACGCCTACGGCCATGGCATGCACCAAACCGTGGCTCGCCTCATGCAGGCTGGCATCGACATGTACGGAGTGGCCAACGTGGCGGAAGCCGCTACCATTCGGGAAATCGGAGGCAACGGCTGGTCCATCCTTATCCTAGGGGCAACGCTGCGCGAGGAGGCTCAGTTCCTTTTCGAATACGATCTGATCCCAACCCTCTCCTGCCCCGAAGAAGTGGCGTTCCTCGACGCAATGGCTCGCGAGCGCGGCTGCGTGCTGAAGGTACACCTGAAGATCGATACCGGCATGGGCCGACTGGGCATTTGGCACGAGCGAGCGCCCGAACTCTTCGACGCGGTGAAAGCCGCCACCCATTTGCAGCTCAACGGCATCTACACTCATTTCGCCCACGCGGAAACGGACATCGCCTTCACCGATCTGCAACGACGGCGCTTCATGTCCGCGATCTCCCAAATCGACTGGCTGCCCCTGGACGACCTCATGATACACGCTGACAACAGCGCAGGAATTACGAGTTTCACGCACGACAGCGCCTACAACGCGGTCAGAATCGGCCTGCTACAATTCGGTATAACCCCGTATGCCAAATCCTTGTTCGCAAAAGCCCAGACCTCGCCCATTTTCAGCTTCAAGACTCGCGTGTCGTTGGTGAAAACGCTGCCCGCCGGCACCGACGTCAGCTATGGCCGCACCTGTACGCTGCAGCGCGAGAGCCGCATCGCCATCCTTTGCGCCGGCTACGGAGACGGAATTCCAAGATCCCTCAGCAACAAAGGGTTAGCACTTATATCTGGTCAAAAATGCCCTTACTTGGGCCGCGTCACCATGGACCAGATAATCGTCGACGTCACCGATCTGCCACATGCCCCGGCAATCGGCGACGAAGCCTGCCTCATCGGCGCTCAAGGCGGTTCGGAGATTCTTTTGGAAGAATTCAGCGAGTGGGCGGGAACGATCTCATGGGAAATTCTCTGCTCCATAACCAAGCGAGTGACACGGATATACAAAACATCCATCGCCACGGGCTAGCTTCGGGGTAGGCAAGAACTGCAAATTGAATTGCAAAGGGAACGGTTTAGTGAATCCATGGTCCCGTTACGTACGTAGAAGCCGGATGTTCTAAAAAATTCCGTCAAAAGTCCCTTTTGCGTGCCAACAATCTCGGACGATCAAGTTGCCCCCCACTTTGATCCTATGAAACCAAACCGTACACTTATTTGCGCCTTAGCCTTGATCTCGATCTGCTCCCTTAGCAGCGTGGCCGAAGCGGAGGCGAAACCGATTTTCAAGAAAAAGGCGGTCGCCCTAGGCGACTCCCAGCAAGAGCGCGAGCTCCGCTCGGCTCTGCAGCAAATCGCTCGAGAACGAAAGCCGATCAGCAAGCTTGGGGTTGTATTGGCCAACATTCACGATTTCGACGCGACCTTGCGCAAGGAGGCCAAGGCCCGCCTGGACATGACCGATCGCCTGCAGGTCATCAGCATCGAGCCCGGTTCGATCGGCGAAAAGCTGGGCTTGGCGTTCGGCGACAAGCTCATCCAGCTGAACGAGCTCTATTTTCCACGAGGAAGCAAAGCTCTGAGCCAGATTTCCGAGCGCGACATCGCGCGAATCAATTGGGACGAGGAAATCGATATGGTGATCATCCGCGGCGGGTACGGACAGTCGCTCTCGCTCAGCGACCGCACTGCAAGCGCCGCGGCGACGCCTCCCTCGAACCAAGGGTCCGAAGGCTAGCCGAAAAACCCGATAATTCGGCTATTTACACCGGCGAGCCAGCCTCTAGGGTCAGCCTCTCTCGCTGACCCGTACCATGGCATCCCGACCCAAGAAGATCGTATTCGTCTGCACCGCGAACACCTGCCGCAGTCCAATGGCTGCAGCTCTGTTTCGCCACGCTCTCGACGCCCAGCCAGATTCGTTGAAGGAGCTGGAAGTCACATCCGCTGGCGTATCCGCCTTTCCAGGACAGGGCCCGAGCTCGAACTCCGTCCAGGCCTTGAAGAAAGTGGGAATCGAACTGAGCGACCACTGCAGCCAGCCCCTCAGCCAGGAGCTGGTGGACGATGCCCTGGCGTTCTTCTGCATGACGGAGTCCCACCTCGCCATGCTGAACTACCAAATCGAGCCTCCGCCGCCGAACGCCTTTCTCATGAGGCAATTCATGGGCGACGAGGCCGACTTGGAGATTCCCGATCCCTTCGGAGGATCGCTGGCTCAGTACGAGGCCTGTCGCGACAGCATGGTAGAGGCTATCCCTTCGCTGATCGAAGTGGTCGGGAAGATGGTCGATTCGGCAAAAGAACGCGAAGCCGAATAAGCCACAGCGACTCCCTTTCAACCGATCGCCAAATGGTAAACTACCTGATCCTCTTCCTCAAGGGCGTCGCTATGGGCACGGCTAACGTGATCCCTGGCGTGTCCGGCGGCACCATCGCCTTCGTCACAGGCATCTACACCGAGTTCATCGACGCGTTGAAGTCCTTCGACGTGACCGCCTTGAAGTTGGCCATGCGCCTGGAAGTCAAAGCGCTCGCCAAGCATGTGAACCTCGCCTTTCTGGCTCCGCTTTTCGCCGGCGTAGCCATCAGCCTCATCAGTCTCGGCAAGCTTCTGGACTGGCTCTTCAACGACTATCCCGTGCACGTTTGGAGCTTCTTCTTCGGACTCATCCTCGCTTCGGTCTACTACGTTTCCAAAAACGTGAAGCGAAAGGGCCCGAGCTCGCTGTTCTTCTTCGCCCTCGGCACAGGACTCGCGCTGGCTCTGGCATTCGTCAAACCGGCCTCCGAAAACGCCAGTTTTTTCTACGTCGCGATTTGCGGAGTGGTCGCGGTCTGCAGTATGATTCTGCCCGGACTCTCAGGATCCTTCGTGCTGATCCTGATGGGCAACTACCAACTGGTCATGCTGCAAGCCGTTCCCAATTTCGACCTGTCGATCATCCTGCCCTTCGCCATCGGCGGAGGCATCGGATTCATCGCGCTCTCGCACGCCATCTCGTTCCTGCTGCATCATTGCCACGACGCGACGCTCAGCTCGCTGACCGGCTTCATTCTAGGCTCGCTGGTCGTTATCTGGCCCTGGAAAAGCGAGGTCTACCTGACCGATGAAGGCGGCGCCATCGTGCTGAAGGAAGGCGAACATATCGTGCAGGGTTACGATTGGCTGGCGCCAAACTTTTCGGATGCCACCACTTGGATCGGACTGGGGCTGATGCTGCTCGGCATCTTGGCCGTGATCCTTCTGGAAAGAACCGCTGAGGCGCGCTGATCACCGCCTATGCGTCGCTTCCTCTTCTACGCAACAACCACTCTGGCGGCCCTATTTGCGGGAGGAGCGTATCTTTGGGACTACTACATTGGGTTCCCACGCCCCGCGCTGGAGAAGCGCTTTCCTCAAGACGTCTACCTGTACGGCACGGTTCCCCACCTCAGGCTAGCGGCGCTTATCGTATCCCATGACGAGCAACTCAAAGCCACGGCCTTCATCGCTCAAGCCCTAGCTCTGGCCATTTCCGACGCGGCCTCGCTAGACGAAACAAGCGACACCGGTGCGGATTTCGAGTGGGACCAGAGAAGCGCAGCGCTTCTGCGAGAGCTAGCTCATCACTTTCGGACCCAGCTTAGCTTCGCTTTGCTACCTCCTTCGGAGCCGGGTCAAGTCCTACCCGATCTGCTGATCGCTAGCAGCTTCTTTGGCAATGAGTCCAAGTTTCAGGAGACCCTCTACGCACTGACCACACGTCTCAGCCATGCGGATACGCGCCTTTCCTGGGAACAAACGACTTACGCCAACCGGCTCGTGCATTCGCTCGACCTTAGCCAGGTCGCGAGCATCCCCTCGCAAGATTATCATGCTTATCCCATCGAGCTATCGTGGACCATCCTAGATGGAGCTTTGTTTTTCGCGAATAGCCGAGAAGCGATCGTAGCGGCGATCGACCGCGATCTTTTCCTTCGCGAGCCCCAATCCCTCGCTGCCGATCCAGCGCTTGCGGAGCTGTCTACCTACGCCCCCGACGCCAGCGTCGTGATCCAGCTCCGCAATCCCATGGCTCTCGATTGGATCAATCAGTACGTCGTCCAAAGAGAAGCGCGCTCGCCCAGCTACCTCAGCGCCATATCCTTGCCCCGCATCTTCCAGAGTCTCGGGCTCAGCGACCTGTCGACACTGACCGCCGCCTATTCCTTCGATCAGTCGAAAGCCGTTTATCTGGGATTTCGCTACTCCGGAAGCAATGGATACTTGGGCAACCTGCATCCGATCGTCTCGCCTGACGAGCTTCCTCGAATCGATCAGCCCCGTATCCAAACTTCGGCTACTGTAGGAGTCGACCTAGGAACGTTTCTCGTCACCACGAAAAACGCGATACTCACCTCACCCGCCGCCGCTCTCGGGTATCTTTTTCTTAACTCGAAAACACCTCACTTGAACCTGACCATCCTCGACGAGCTACTGGAGAGCAGCTTCAGCGACCAGCTCAGCCTCCTGCTAACCCTCGATACGGCGACTGCTCGGAGCGACTACGGAGCCCTCACCCAATCCGTCGCTCTGGATTTCGCATTGCAAACTGATTTCGAGAATCCATCCACTGCCCAAAACCTCGTCAGATCCATCTTTAGCGAGATCGTCGATCGCTACCCGCAACAAGTCCGCTTGGAAGAGCGAGAGAGCGAAACTCGCCTGTATCTGAATAGCGACTACGATCCATCCGTCACCTCAAGCCGACTCGGCATGGCTCTGGAAGCGGATCGCCTCACGATTGGATTCGGTACGCTTCGCTCTTTCGAAACCCTCTCGGATTGGAAATCGCAAACGAGCTTCGCTGCCCCACCGCAAGCCCCAGCCCTTATCGGTTCAGGACAGACGCTCGTGGAGCAAGCGGACGCCGCGCTTCAGCGCCTTTCCATCGCCCTCTACGATCAGCTCAATCCCGGACAGCCACTGCCCGATGAGTTTTCGAACTTCGATTGGTCTCAGCTCTCACCTCTTGCAACGCGACGCGCTGGCAAGCTGATCAACGACGGCGACGGACACCTGTACTGGATCTCCGAGCAACTCTAGGCCTCTCCAAATAGTCGTACGAAGTTTTCCCTTACAACCTCTTTCAGCTCATCCATGGGCATTGCTCGAAGCTTGGAAACGAATTCGTACACTCCTTCTATATTGGCCGGGTGATTGATTTCCTCGCCGTCTTCGCCTCGCAGCGAAACCTTTCGGTATTCATCCGGCCCGGCCATGTCCGGAGCATCCGTCTCGATAAGCAAGCGATCGACGGGGACCTGTTTCCAAACCTCCCGCTGCTTGGCCTTTCGTTCCAAGGCGAAATACCCAGATACCGAAAAATAGGCGCCTAGCGCCGCGAAGGACTCCACCATTTCCGCAGAACCGCCGTAGGAGTGCAGCAGAAAGCCGCAAGAGGGCAGATCGCATTCCTCCACGCTTTCCAGCATCATGCCCCAAGCCTGGAGGCAGTGTATCGTGACCGGACGCTCTCGCTCCGCCGCAAGGCCAAGCTGCCAATGAAAGGCATCTCGCTGGGCATCGATATCGTAGTCCTTGATCCAGCGATCCAAGCCGATCTCCCCGACGCAGGCGCTTGGATCGTCGTCGAGGCGCCCGCGCAATCGTTCTTTCCATTCCGAGCTCGCTTGGGTAACGAACCATGGGTGCAAGCCGTAGGACGCTCGAGCTCGGTCAACGCTCGCGACGAGGTCCGCTACTGCCTGCCAATCCGATTCGCTGGTGCCGTTGACCACCGCGCGCCGCACCGATAGCCGCTGGTAGGACTCCTGGACTTCCTCCAAATAAGGCCCCAAACGCTCGTCCTGCAGATGGCAATGGGCGTCGTAAAAGCTCATAGGCTCGATAGGCTACGAGTCCAAGCCCGTCCCTGGCGAGCGCTCTTTTTTCGGCGCCCTGGCTAAAGGTCCGCGAGCAGCTCTTCCAGGCCAGCGAGTCCACTTTCGTAGAACTGGTCCATCTGCTCCTTCTCGTCCTCTTCGTCCTTCTTCATCAGACGTCCCTGCCAAACCACCTTGCAGCGGCCGCCCTCGGCGTCCTCCAAGCGGATTTTCGAGCGATAGCGGTAGTCCGCCCACAACCCCTGCACCGCCTGGAAATGAAACTCGTCCTGCCCATCGACCTCCCAGAATTTCTCGATCAGCTCCGTCTCACCGCCCATCAAGCGCGCTTTGCGGTAGAGAAGCCCTTGCTGCTCGATGATGGAGATCTGGTCGACCCACGGATGCCAATTCACAATCAGCGCCGGAGCGCCGACGATGCGGCGTACCTTCTCCCTTTCGAAAGGAAGCGTCGCTTCAACTGTGCTGCCGATTATCTTCATGCGCTAGAGAAATGGGATGAATGCGAAGGGCCGGACGGTCTGGCCGAACGAACCTCCCCGCAACATCTATATCGGCCGAAAGACTCGAGATGTTTACTCGTATTTCCCCTGACTAGCGGGACTGCAGACGGATCTTGCTCAATCCATTGAGACGGCAAGCGTCCATCACGTTGGTCACCTGCTCCAGTGGGGTGAGGTTGTGGGCCCGGATGAGCACCGGGATCTCGTTGCTCAGATCGGAAAGTCGGGAAATCACCGCTTGAAGCTCCTCGATCTGCACCTCTTGGTTTTCCAAGTACACCGCGCCTCGCTCGTCGATGGTGATCTGGATCTTGTCGGGAAACTCGTTTTTGCCCGCCGATTCGATGTCCGGCAACGTCAGGTTCAGGGTCGTCATCTCCTTGAACTGCATGCTGACCAGGAAGAAGAAAATCAGAATGGTCAGCACGTCCATCAGCGGGATGATGTTGATGGCCGCCTTGGAGCGCCTTCGTGTCAGCAAGCTGCTCATAGATTCTTCAGCCCCATCTGCTCCAGCAAGGACTCGATCTGCACCGCATAGGTCTCCACCCGGCGTTGGAAATAGCTGTTGGCGATCAGGCAGGGAATGGCGATGCTCAAGCCCAGCACGGTTGTGGTCATGGCCAGAGCAATCCCTTTGGTAAAGGCCGACGGATCGGGCAAACCGGTGTCCATGGATACGTTGCTGAAAACCGTCACCAGACCGGTCACCGTCCCCAACAGTCCGAGCAGAGGAGCCGCTCCGATGATGATATCGAGAAACACCAGGCCGCGCTCCATGCGATTCACCTCCAGACGGGCATAGGCCTTGACCGCCGCCACGTCAGCCTTGTGCTCGTGCCAGTAGCTCAGGATGCGACCAAAAGCGGACTTTCCTCCTTCCTTCACCTTTTCGCCCGCCGTGACCCGGCCAACCAGCAGGTCCGGTAGAATGGCTGAACGTCGCAGCGAGAAGAGCCTCTCGCATATCACGAACGCTCCCACCAGTGAGCAAAGAGTCAGGGGATACACGAAGATCCCGGCGCCTTTCAAAATGTCGATCATAGCAATCTTAAGGTATCGGAGGAGACAACCAACAGGTCGCAGAAAGAAGACTGCAAAGCAGACGGCTTGTTCAACAGAAAAACCGACAACAACTCGCTGAGCGTCAAGGATTCCTAGCGAGACAGCACCACTGGAGTCTGCTCCGCCTCCACCACCCTCATGTAAAAGTCGCGCAGCTCGTCGTAGCGTTCCACCGGCAAGACGAGGTCTTCCAAGCGGAAGGTTCGGGTGTACTTGATCACGTCCTCACCCTCCTCGATCGTCGCCAAGTAGCTGCCGAAGTCGGTCTCGATGCGAATCTCCTTTTCGTACTCCTCGAGAGCGAGCTCGACCGGCAAGTAGATCGTGGCCGTCTCCTCCAGCATTTCCGCCCGCAGTCGGATCGACCGAAGGCGCTTTTCGTCAGGGAAAGGGTTTTCCATCATTCTCCCAAGGATGGCCGGCTTGAAAATCATAAGCACGTCCTGCATCCGACGGGCATAGTTCTTGAAAGCGAAATCCACGTCGAAGCGATAGCTTCGATCCTCGTCCTTGCGATCCTCCTCGTGGACGATCTTCAGCACCGGGCTGGGATTTCCACTGGCCGCGTATCGATCCGACAGCTCGGACAGGTACTCCTTTCGGTCCCGAAACCCGACCAAGCGACGCTCCTCCACCGCTGATTGCCCATACGCCACCGTTTCCACACGCCCCATGAGGATTCCGTTCGGCAGCAATTCTGCGGTCAGCTTTCGCGTGAGCCTGTTCTGCTCCGGGGAGCTCAAAGGCAGGCGCACCAACGGATCGACCCCACGCTTGCCCACCACCACCAGGCCGCCTTGGCCTTCGAAGGGAATTTCGCCAATGGGACTGTGTATCCAGGTCGGATCGATGAAAAGAATGCGCCCCAATCCATCGTATTCGCCCACCGCCGGGACGTCGACCGACTCGTCGACCTCGACCGCCGCGATGCA is part of the Pelagicoccus sp. SDUM812003 genome and harbors:
- the tig gene encoding trigger factor; protein product: MKIDIQDVTDTRKTLAVSFEASEIEAEEASLLKQFAGQAKIPGFRPGKAPVTMIRKRFAKQIGDELRQRVISKAYQDGSKESKLDLINVVDLADVEIAAGSPADIKFTVDIRPAFEISDYKGIEVKGMSTEVTDAEIDETIDSIRKEKAEFSPVERASQKGDYVKFSHEGTIDGTAISEIAPEKPVYAKMPQTWEEIGSEHSLIPGMSAGLEGMKTGDKKEIEVEFPADFTVEALQGKKAVYAVEVLEVRERKLPEMDEEFFKAQGVKDLDELKERVSSYVKGKKEQDRRSDIRRQVTEAIAAKVEVGLPQSLVDYETEMAMRQVVSSNVRKGVSQEQLEANKEEIHKEASAAAQEAVKLQLILTQIAEKEGIKVEDQDISRFIINRAYQSGKKPEAVAKELRKDQEQVRRIQASLLYDKTLEFLVDEAKVSDGE
- the alr gene encoding alanine racemase, translated to MDTHDPFGSKRMSGIEQFPRRCWAEIDLAALERNLKAIQATLPPHIRYIAVVKADAYGHGMHQTVARLMQAGIDMYGVANVAEAATIREIGGNGWSILILGATLREEAQFLFEYDLIPTLSCPEEVAFLDAMARERGCVLKVHLKIDTGMGRLGIWHERAPELFDAVKAATHLQLNGIYTHFAHAETDIAFTDLQRRRFMSAISQIDWLPLDDLMIHADNSAGITSFTHDSAYNAVRIGLLQFGITPYAKSLFAKAQTSPIFSFKTRVSLVKTLPAGTDVSYGRTCTLQRESRIAILCAGYGDGIPRSLSNKGLALISGQKCPYLGRVTMDQIIVDVTDLPHAPAIGDEACLIGAQGGSEILLEEFSEWAGTISWEILCSITKRVTRIYKTSIATG
- a CDS encoding low molecular weight protein arginine phosphatase; translated protein: MASRPKKIVFVCTANTCRSPMAAALFRHALDAQPDSLKELEVTSAGVSAFPGQGPSSNSVQALKKVGIELSDHCSQPLSQELVDDALAFFCMTESHLAMLNYQIEPPPPNAFLMRQFMGDEADLEIPDPFGGSLAQYEACRDSMVEAIPSLIEVVGKMVDSAKEREAE
- a CDS encoding DUF368 domain-containing protein; protein product: MVNYLILFLKGVAMGTANVIPGVSGGTIAFVTGIYTEFIDALKSFDVTALKLAMRLEVKALAKHVNLAFLAPLFAGVAISLISLGKLLDWLFNDYPVHVWSFFFGLILASVYYVSKNVKRKGPSSLFFFALGTGLALALAFVKPASENASFFYVAICGVVAVCSMILPGLSGSFVLILMGNYQLVMLQAVPNFDLSIILPFAIGGGIGFIALSHAISFLLHHCHDATLSSLTGFILGSLVVIWPWKSEVYLTDEGGAIVLKEGEHIVQGYDWLAPNFSDATTWIGLGLMLLGILAVILLERTAEAR
- a CDS encoding TatD family hydrolase, giving the protein MSFYDAHCHLQDERLGPYLEEVQESYQRLSVRRAVVNGTSESDWQAVADLVASVDRARASYGLHPWFVTQASSEWKERLRGRLDDDPSACVGEIGLDRWIKDYDIDAQRDAFHWQLGLAAERERPVTIHCLQAWGMMLESVEECDLPSCGFLLHSYGGSAEMVESFAALGAYFSVSGYFALERKAKQREVWKQVPVDRLLIETDAPDMAGPDEYRKVSLRGEDGEEINHPANIEGVYEFVSKLRAMPMDELKEVVRENFVRLFGEA
- a CDS encoding SRPBCC family protein, producing the protein MKIIGSTVEATLPFEREKVRRIVGAPALIVNWHPWVDQISIIEQQGLLYRKARLMGGETELIEKFWEVDGQDEFHFQAVQGLWADYRYRSKIRLEDAEGGRCKVVWQGRLMKKDEEDEKEQMDQFYESGLAGLEELLADL
- a CDS encoding biopolymer transporter ExbD, encoding MSSLLTRRRSKAAINIIPLMDVLTILIFFFLVSMQFKEMTTLNLTLPDIESAGKNEFPDKIQITIDERGAVYLENQEVQIEELQAVISRLSDLSNEIPVLIRAHNLTPLEQVTNVMDACRLNGLSKIRLQSR
- a CDS encoding MotA/TolQ/ExbB proton channel family protein, translated to MIDILKGAGIFVYPLTLCSLVGAFVICERLFSLRRSAILPDLLVGRVTAGEKVKEGGKSAFGRILSYWHEHKADVAAVKAYARLEVNRMERGLVFLDIIIGAAPLLGLLGTVTGLVTVFSNVSMDTGLPDPSAFTKGIALAMTTTVLGLSIAIPCLIANSYFQRRVETYAVQIESLLEQMGLKNL